Proteins encoded by one window of Candidatus Obscuribacter sp.:
- a CDS encoding HEAT repeat domain-containing protein, producing MMTRGCTKLLHSGLSLAMSLGAVSLGAASSVCLFAGVAYCVLQDSPAMASQYRKADVDAEIALLHSDSAQARKQAAYHLSEMGIDAKPAIPALIELLHDPIAYGEAASALGKIGPDSKAAVPDLVACLADVNLGYDRCYAATALGSIGQSPEIAVPALAKMVASDDDATIRRLSAMALGDFGGQAKEAVGVLIEAVKTGDPEMRRDAARSIGSIGGTDHDIPALIGLLSDEVDGARLGAAKALTLIGGEAVSAVPKLAELLKDSSPAVREAAAAALGEIGPEAKDVVPQLKASLKLDQGMTFDQNVSEAIKKITKKARGR from the coding sequence ATGATGACCAGGGGATGTACAAAGCTTTTGCACTCAGGGCTCAGCCTGGCTATGTCCCTCGGAGCTGTGTCACTTGGGGCTGCCTCCAGTGTCTGTCTGTTTGCTGGCGTGGCCTATTGTGTTTTGCAAGATTCACCTGCTATGGCATCGCAATATCGCAAGGCTGATGTAGATGCCGAGATCGCCCTCTTACATAGCGACAGCGCCCAGGCGCGCAAGCAGGCTGCCTACCATCTCTCTGAGATGGGCATCGACGCTAAACCGGCTATCCCAGCACTTATTGAGTTATTGCACGATCCCATCGCCTACGGTGAAGCAGCATCGGCTCTCGGTAAAATCGGTCCTGACTCCAAAGCCGCTGTACCCGACCTCGTAGCCTGCCTGGCCGACGTCAACCTCGGATACGACCGCTGCTATGCTGCGACTGCTCTAGGTAGCATCGGACAGAGTCCAGAGATTGCGGTGCCGGCGCTAGCTAAGATGGTCGCTTCTGACGATGATGCCACTATCAGGCGCTTGTCGGCGATGGCGCTCGGAGACTTTGGTGGGCAGGCAAAGGAAGCTGTTGGTGTGCTCATAGAGGCTGTAAAAACGGGCGACCCGGAGATGCGTCGCGACGCTGCTCGTAGCATCGGCAGCATCGGTGGCACAGATCACGACATACCAGCATTGATTGGTCTTTTGAGTGATGAAGTAGATGGTGCTCGTCTGGGCGCTGCAAAAGCATTGACACTTATTGGTGGCGAGGCTGTGTCTGCTGTGCCTAAACTTGCCGAGTTGCTCAAAGACAGCTCGCCTGCAGTGCGAGAGGCAGCGGCGGCTGCTCTAGGCGAAATAGGTCCAGAGGCAAAGGATGTAGTGCCGCAGCTTAAGGCTTCTTTGAAGTTGGATCAAGGCATGACCTTTGATCAAAATGTCAGCGAAGCAATTAAAAAGATAACCAAGAAAGCCCGGGGACGGTAA